One part of the Sebastes fasciatus isolate fSebFas1 chromosome 8, fSebFas1.pri, whole genome shotgun sequence genome encodes these proteins:
- the lhfpl5b gene encoding LHFPL tetraspan subfamily member 5b has translation MDLLPAQEAAKIYHTNYVRNSRAIGVMWGVFTIIFVVITVVVFIQPFWIGDSVNTPQAGYFGLFHYCIGNALTSELVCKGSVLDFNSIPSPSFRTAMLFVGTSMLLIVATMVCFSLFFFCNAGNTYKICAWMQLASAALMVMGCLIYPDGWDSPEVKRMCGQRTDKYSLGNCTVRWAYILAIISILDALLLALLSFTLGNRQDKLLPDDFEVDGGAEKP, from the exons ATGGATCTGCTTCCAGCCCAGGAAGCTGCTAAAATCTACCACACCAACTATGTGAGGAACTCTCGAGCCATCGGCGTCATGTGGGGCGTCTTCACCATCATCTTCGTCGTCATCACCGTGGTGGTCTTCATCCAGCCCTTCTGGATCGGGGACAGCGTCAACACGCCGCAGGCCGGATACTTCGGCCTCTTCCACTACTGCATCGGCAACGCGTTGACCTCGGAGCTCGTGTGTAAGGGCAGCGTGCTGGACTTCAACTCCATCCCGTCCCCGTCCTTCAGGACCGCCATGCTCTTCGTGGGGACCTCCATGCTGCTCATCGTGGCCACCATGGTCTGCTtcagcctcttcttcttctgcaacGCAGGGAACACCTACAAGATCTGTGCCTGGATGCAGCTGGCCTCAG CTGCGTTGATGGTGATGGGGTGCCTGATCTACCCGGACGGCTGGGACTCCCCGGAGGTGAAGAGAATGTGTGGCCAGAGGACGGATAAGTACAGCCTGGGGAACTGCACGGTGCGCTGGGCCTACATCCTGGCCATCATCAGCATCCTGGACGCCCTCCTCCTCGCTCTTCTGTCCTTCACCCTCGGCAACCGGCAGGACAAACTGCTGCCGGACGACTTCGAAGTGGATGGAGGAGCAG AAAAGCCTTGA